One Halostagnicola kamekurae DNA segment encodes these proteins:
- a CDS encoding creatininase family protein: MPSGEAVCLEEMVWPEVKSAIENGTRTAIVAVGSIEQHGPHLPLNMDTLDGDELARRIATELGDAVAAPTIRPGCSGHHMEFPGTITVPPETLMDVIRSYCRSLDKHDFKHIVLVPTHGGNFGPVKTVVPDIARELDATVIALANLDEHMQLLNEGLSEAGIEYNQDVIHAGAAETAMVLAIDEGLVRTENIESGPEGEISAARLLSEGFKTITENGVLGDPTKATTDAGEVIIQNVVETYVEHIKIERDAV, from the coding sequence ATGCCTTCTGGTGAAGCAGTATGCCTTGAGGAGATGGTATGGCCGGAGGTCAAATCTGCCATCGAAAACGGAACACGGACAGCAATCGTGGCCGTCGGGTCGATTGAACAGCATGGTCCACATTTGCCGTTGAATATGGATACGCTGGACGGGGACGAGCTTGCACGCCGCATTGCGACAGAGCTGGGCGATGCCGTCGCCGCCCCTACAATTCGCCCCGGATGTTCAGGCCATCACATGGAGTTCCCCGGCACGATCACTGTTCCACCCGAGACGCTGATGGACGTGATCCGGTCGTATTGCCGTTCCCTTGACAAACATGACTTCAAGCATATCGTCTTGGTCCCGACCCACGGTGGGAACTTCGGGCCGGTCAAGACTGTGGTTCCTGACATCGCCCGTGAACTCGACGCCACGGTGATTGCACTTGCCAATCTTGACGAACATATGCAATTACTGAACGAGGGGCTTAGCGAAGCGGGCATTGAGTACAATCAGGATGTAATCCACGCCGGAGCTGCCGAGACGGCAATGGTATTAGCCATCGACGAAGGCCTCGTCAGGACGGAAAACATTGAGTCCGGCCCCGAAGGAGAGATCTCGGCAGCTAGGCTACTGAGCGAGGGATTCAAGACGATTACCGAAAACGGTGTTCTTGGCGATCCGACGAAGGCAACTACCGATGCAGGAGAAGTCATCATCCAGAACGTCGTAGAGACGTATGTCGAGCATATCAAAATCGAACGCGATGCAGTCTAA
- a CDS encoding helix-turn-helix transcriptional regulator, with product MSVKNELKVYRAKHDLTQEELAIEMGVSCQTINSIGTGKYNPSLELALKLADHFGVSIEEIFWLTDR from the coding sequence ATGTCAGTCAAAAATGAACTGAAGGTCTACCGTGCGAAGCACGATCTCACGCAAGAGGAGCTAGCAATTGAGATGGGTGTTTCCTGTCAGACAATTAACTCTATTGGGACAGGTAAGTATAATCCGAGTTTAGAATTGGCTCTGAAACTCGCTGATCACTTTGGTGTTTCAATTGAAGAAATATTTTGGCTGACCGACCGTTGA
- a CDS encoding DUF2178 domain-containing protein, whose product MTATNTNSKLTRQRYRGLVYGIGGVAILGLLAGIVLNQHFAGALVYMLGAWAAGGIAVLAPMWSEATLQDERDWELHNRASGILIGITMVLGLSILPALYVLEAGNHLEITGVVSGVILTFSALFLSYGVCFGIAKRRI is encoded by the coding sequence ATGACGGCCACCAACACAAACTCAAAACTCACTCGCCAACGGTATCGGGGGCTCGTATACGGAATTGGCGGGGTAGCGATCCTCGGCTTACTCGCCGGGATTGTACTCAATCAACACTTTGCTGGGGCTCTCGTTTACATGCTTGGGGCATGGGCTGCCGGCGGAATTGCCGTTCTTGCACCAATGTGGAGTGAGGCGACACTCCAAGATGAGCGGGACTGGGAGTTACACAACCGTGCCAGTGGTATCTTGATTGGAATCACGATGGTTCTTGGACTAAGTATTCTACCAGCCCTATATGTCCTCGAAGCTGGGAATCATCTAGAAATCACTGGTGTCGTCTCAGGTGTGATCCTCACATTCTCCGCGCTCTTCCTGTCGTACGGTGTGTGCTTCGGAATTGCTAAACGGCGTATCTAA
- a CDS encoding helix-turn-helix transcriptional regulator translates to MQNNLTNRREDEGLSQGELAEAVDVTRQTINAIERNRYDPSLELAFKLAGHFDCSIEDIFEPESDH, encoded by the coding sequence ATGCAGAACAACCTTACCAACCGGCGCGAGGATGAAGGGCTCAGCCAAGGCGAACTCGCCGAAGCTGTCGATGTCACCCGTCAGACGATCAATGCGATCGAGCGAAACCGATACGACCCGTCACTGGAACTCGCATTCAAGTTGGCTGGCCACTTCGACTGCAGTATTGAAGACATATTCGAACCAGAGTCGGACCATTAA
- a CDS encoding DUF6159 family protein, which yields MVRRSSHALRVHPKLLIFPLVGGLSGIAFLVTLFGSLYVTDSFFQEPGVVVYGALFVAYLVETFIASFFTAALVAATRTVFEGEEPSIRRALAVAWQRKLPLIIWSLIAAIIGVFIRMIESEGNLVAQIIAGVFAVAWSVMTYFVVPVIVFRNPSLRGMLSESASTFKDTWGESLGAMDTIDMFSFLLALLGLVLGVLTFVVPAGMGAIQLPATVLIGGTAFIFGLLIGKALSGVAKTALDVYATESTAPEFFDDMDFSGVSGDKPPSTGGFGNRFGGSGGGSQI from the coding sequence ATGGTACGCCGAAGTAGCCACGCACTCAGAGTTCATCCAAAACTGTTGATATTCCCGCTCGTCGGCGGACTCTCGGGGATCGCGTTCCTCGTAACGCTGTTCGGGAGTCTGTACGTTACGGACTCGTTCTTCCAGGAACCCGGAGTGGTAGTGTACGGTGCGTTGTTCGTTGCCTATCTCGTGGAAACGTTCATCGCGTCGTTTTTCACCGCGGCATTGGTCGCCGCGACACGAACTGTCTTCGAGGGCGAGGAACCATCAATTCGCAGAGCGCTTGCCGTCGCGTGGCAACGAAAACTGCCACTCATAATCTGGTCGCTCATCGCCGCGATCATCGGCGTCTTCATCCGAATGATCGAATCGGAAGGAAATCTTGTTGCGCAAATCATTGCAGGCGTTTTCGCCGTGGCGTGGAGCGTGATGACCTACTTCGTCGTTCCAGTGATCGTCTTCCGCAATCCCTCGCTTCGGGGAATGCTCTCAGAGAGTGCAAGCACGTTCAAAGATACATGGGGCGAGTCGCTCGGAGCAATGGACACGATCGACATGTTCTCGTTCCTCTTGGCACTTCTCGGCCTTGTTCTCGGCGTCCTCACATTTGTCGTGCCTGCTGGCATGGGAGCAATCCAACTGCCAGCAACTGTTCTGATCGGTGGCACCGCGTTCATCTTCGGCCTGTTGATCGGCAAAGCACTCAGCGGTGTCGCAAAAACAGCACTGGATGTCTATGCGACCGAGAGTACGGCACCAGAGTTCTTCGACGATATGGACTTCAGTGGTGTTAGCGGTGACAAACCACCGTCCACGGGAGGCTTCGGCAACCGTTTCGGAGGTTCCGGTGGTGGCAGTCAGATCTAA
- a CDS encoding ABC transporter ATP-binding protein, whose translation MVGIETNELTKRYSETLAVDRLDLSIPEGIVYGFLGPNGAGKTTTMRLLTGLTQPTSGTGSVTDVPITDRDGLRSHIGYLPEEPPLYEHATAYEQLEYVAGLRDLPAETTRERIDTLLDELDLTADAGTRIADYSKGMRQKTAYIQAVLHEPDVVFLDEPTSGLDPRAARTIRELITDLADSGTTVFLSTHILPVVEEVADTVGILYDGQLVAEDAPETLTQRAETGETQTLEDVFLELTSTDPAADERATDG comes from the coding sequence ATGGTTGGAATTGAAACGAATGAGTTGACGAAACGGTATAGTGAGACACTCGCAGTCGATCGCTTAGACCTCTCGATTCCAGAGGGCATCGTCTACGGGTTTCTTGGGCCGAACGGCGCAGGAAAAACGACGACAATGCGACTGCTCACCGGTCTCACTCAACCAACGAGTGGTACCGGATCTGTCACTGACGTTCCGATCACAGATCGGGACGGACTGAGATCTCACATCGGATACCTCCCTGAGGAACCACCACTATACGAACATGCCACCGCATACGAACAACTCGAATACGTCGCTGGACTCCGTGATTTACCCGCAGAGACGACCCGAGAGCGCATCGATACATTACTTGATGAGCTCGATCTCACGGCTGATGCCGGGACACGAATCGCGGATTACTCGAAAGGGATGCGGCAGAAAACCGCGTATATCCAGGCCGTCCTTCACGAACCAGATGTCGTTTTCTTAGACGAACCGACGTCCGGACTGGATCCACGCGCGGCTCGCACGATTCGAGAACTGATTACGGATCTCGCTGATTCGGGAACGACTGTGTTTCTCTCAACGCACATTCTCCCTGTCGTTGAAGAAGTCGCAGATACAGTCGGCATCCTCTACGACGGACAACTCGTTGCTGAAGACGCTCCAGAGACACTCACACAACGCGCAGAAACCGGCGAGACACAAACACTTGAAGACGTGTTTTTGGAACTGACGAGTACTGATCCCGCCGCCGATGAGAGGGCAACCGATGGCTGA
- a CDS encoding ABC transporter ATP-binding protein: MTDHAIIADGLTKQYGTEHAVDDLSLSIPQGTVYGFLGPNGAGKTTTMRMLVTLTEPTAGTAQIAGVPITDRPRITQRIGYLPAEPPVFDELTAWEQLRHVARLHGIPDDEADRRIETLLDRFGLLADADKRIESYSTGMTKKVGIIAALFHDPDVVFLDEPTSGLDPRAARTVRDTIADLVTREMTIFLSTHILPIVDELADTIGVINDGTLVAEAPPAELKFRADESPDLETAFLEVTSERDTTDSERSQATDSDATGSEEQPHV; this comes from the coding sequence ATGACCGATCACGCGATCATCGCGGACGGACTGACGAAACAATACGGTACCGAACATGCCGTTGATGACCTTTCCCTTTCTATCCCACAGGGAACCGTCTACGGATTCCTCGGTCCGAATGGAGCCGGGAAAACCACGACGATGCGAATGCTTGTCACACTCACCGAACCAACAGCCGGTACTGCACAGATTGCTGGCGTTCCGATTACAGATCGCCCCCGCATAACGCAGCGAATCGGTTACCTCCCAGCGGAGCCACCAGTCTTCGACGAATTAACCGCCTGGGAACAACTCCGCCACGTCGCACGCCTCCACGGTATCCCCGACGACGAGGCTGACAGACGAATTGAAACACTGCTCGATCGCTTCGGTCTGCTCGCTGACGCCGACAAACGCATCGAATCCTACTCCACTGGGATGACCAAGAAAGTCGGGATCATCGCAGCGTTGTTTCACGACCCGGATGTGGTGTTCCTCGACGAGCCGACGAGTGGCCTCGATCCCCGTGCCGCACGTACCGTTCGGGACACGATCGCTGACCTTGTCACCCGCGAGATGACGATTTTCCTGTCGACACACATCCTCCCAATTGTCGATGAGCTCGCAGACACCATCGGCGTCATCAACGACGGGACGCTCGTCGCAGAAGCCCCACCCGCGGAGCTCAAATTTCGGGCAGACGAGTCACCTGATCTCGAAACCGCCTTCTTGGAGGTCACTTCCGAACGGGACACGACGGACTCTGAACGGTCACAGGCGACCGACAGCGATGCCACCGGCTCGGAGGAGCAGCCACATGTCTGA
- a CDS encoding ABC transporter ATP-binding protein, with translation MSAIELTNLTKQYGGVTALQGFDLTVEEGEIYGFLGPNGAGKSTTINILLDFARPTSGDTEVLGHDAQAESKRIRERVGVLPEGFDVYDRLTGRQHLNFTIKSKKSDDDPDALAERVGIADAIDRKAGGYSKGMAQRLVLGMALVGKPDLLILDEPSTGLDPNGAREMREIIRAERDRGATVFFSSHILSQVEAVCDRVGILLEGELVAQDTIEGLRDTTSTEATLVVEVDRVADGVLDEVRTLVEVSEASAEGTTITVSCEDSSKTVVLDTIEDAGVSVENFTTESASLEDLFASYTTDGHHRPADEADQSRDGNNQSDGATVQSATGADGSTDEDTAGRP, from the coding sequence ATGTCCGCCATCGAACTCACGAACCTGACGAAGCAGTACGGGGGTGTAACCGCGCTTCAGGGATTCGACCTTACGGTCGAAGAAGGCGAGATCTACGGCTTTCTGGGACCAAACGGGGCCGGAAAGTCAACAACAATCAATATCTTACTTGATTTTGCCAGACCAACGTCCGGAGACACTGAAGTTCTCGGCCACGACGCACAGGCCGAAAGCAAGCGCATCCGCGAGCGCGTGGGCGTGCTCCCCGAGGGGTTCGACGTCTACGACCGGCTGACCGGCCGCCAGCACCTCAACTTCACCATCAAGTCGAAGAAAAGCGATGACGACCCCGACGCACTTGCCGAGAGAGTCGGAATAGCCGACGCGATCGACCGAAAGGCGGGCGGCTACTCGAAGGGAATGGCTCAGCGGCTTGTCCTCGGGATGGCGCTGGTTGGCAAACCAGACTTGCTGATCCTCGACGAGCCCTCAACGGGACTCGATCCTAACGGTGCGCGCGAGATGCGCGAAATCATCCGTGCAGAGCGCGATCGCGGCGCGACAGTGTTTTTCTCCTCGCACATCCTCAGTCAGGTTGAGGCGGTCTGTGACCGGGTAGGCATATTGCTTGAGGGCGAACTCGTCGCTCAGGACACCATTGAGGGGCTCCGCGATACGACGAGCACCGAGGCGACCTTGGTGGTTGAGGTTGATCGAGTGGCTGATGGAGTTCTCGACGAGGTACGCACGCTCGTGGAGGTTTCGGAGGCGAGTGCCGAGGGCACCACGATCACGGTGTCGTGCGAGGATTCCTCGAAGACGGTAGTGTTGGACACCATCGAGGATGCTGGGGTGTCAGTTGAGAACTTCACGACGGAGAGCGCCTCACTCGAAGACCTGTTCGCGTCGTACACCACCGATGGGCACCATCGACCAGCGGATGAAGCCGACCAGTCGAGAGACGGAAATAATCAATCCGATGGTGCGACCGTCCAGTCGGCTACCGGGGCCGATGGATCAACTGACGAGGACACGGCGGGCCGCCCATGA
- a CDS encoding ABC transporter permease, giving the protein MSAITIAQKDFQDAIRSWMLLGLTAVFVVFTAGAAYVYIALGAIGGSGGGEQVSSLALINFLSGLTVFFIPLIGLIVGYKSIVSERESGSIALLLSLPHTRRDVVLGKVLGRTGVVFVSAIVGFLIAAGVVVVLSGSLSFGSYVLFVLASLALALTFVSLAVSFSAATRSSTLSLVGAGALTSLFIFPVIWSLIPTLVRFILNEYTPLTLDMATQPEWAQFFVQLDPTAAYSNVLHVLIPDLTSGPLAGAGGDVPFYLAPSFGFVILAAWIVVPLMLGYYRFNSTDL; this is encoded by the coding sequence ATGAGTGCGATCACAATCGCACAGAAGGATTTTCAAGACGCGATCCGGTCGTGGATGCTGCTCGGGTTGACCGCGGTATTCGTCGTCTTTACAGCCGGTGCAGCCTACGTCTACATCGCGCTCGGCGCGATCGGTGGCAGTGGTGGCGGAGAACAGGTCTCTTCGCTTGCGCTCATCAACTTCCTCTCCGGGCTGACTGTGTTTTTCATCCCATTAATCGGGTTGATCGTCGGCTACAAGTCAATCGTTTCCGAGCGCGAAAGTGGCAGTATCGCGCTACTGCTCTCGCTACCACATACCCGCCGCGACGTTGTTCTCGGGAAAGTGCTCGGACGGACGGGAGTTGTCTTCGTCTCCGCCATCGTCGGGTTTCTCATCGCCGCTGGCGTCGTCGTGGTGCTGTCCGGGTCCCTCTCGTTCGGCAGCTATGTCCTGTTCGTGCTGGCGTCGCTCGCGCTCGCGTTAACGTTCGTATCCCTCGCAGTTAGCTTCTCGGCGGCGACGCGTTCCTCGACCCTTTCGCTCGTCGGCGCGGGCGCGCTTACCAGCCTGTTCATCTTCCCGGTGATCTGGAGCCTCATCCCGACACTCGTTCGGTTTATCCTCAACGAGTACACGCCTCTGACGCTGGATATGGCGACTCAACCCGAGTGGGCACAGTTTTTCGTCCAGCTCGATCCGACAGCCGCATACTCGAACGTGCTCCACGTATTGATCCCCGATCTCACGAGCGGGCCACTTGCCGGTGCTGGGGGCGACGTGCCGTTCTATCTCGCCCCCTCGTTCGGGTTCGTGATCCTTGCTGCGTGGATCGTTGTCCCACTTATGCTTGGATACTACCGATTCAACTCAACCGACCTCTAA
- a CDS encoding Yip1 family protein: MNDTPSNNNTMSLTNVITDPDESFRKRAENPGLLWPLGIVFLAAIASVLAPLLTYREFVATGAPPLASLSLAGSVIFGFFGQFFAWVIFALVFYLLSIVVGGEGSLGDTFKLNGWGFAPAIFAGIISAIAQFIALQNVSVPDLPQNLNSENAAEFTEALVSFQTAIQSQTAVRIAVLIAIALLIWQGIIWMHATKHARNLSSRGAAIAVWIPVGLLVLSQLYNLLTGWVI, translated from the coding sequence ATGAACGACACACCATCCAACAATAACACAATGTCACTCACCAACGTCATTACCGATCCGGACGAATCGTTCCGCAAACGAGCCGAAAACCCCGGTCTCCTTTGGCCACTCGGTATCGTCTTCCTCGCCGCCATTGCCAGCGTTCTCGCCCCACTTCTCACCTATCGGGAATTCGTGGCCACGGGCGCACCTCCGCTTGCCTCCCTCAGCCTCGCAGGAAGTGTGATTTTCGGATTCTTCGGACAGTTCTTCGCATGGGTCATCTTTGCGCTCGTATTCTACCTCCTCTCAATCGTGGTCGGCGGGGAGGGCTCACTCGGCGATACGTTCAAGCTGAACGGATGGGGATTCGCCCCCGCGATCTTCGCAGGAATCATCTCCGCTATCGCCCAGTTCATTGCGCTTCAAAACGTCAGTGTCCCTGACCTCCCGCAAAACCTCAATTCAGAGAACGCTGCCGAGTTCACCGAAGCACTGGTAAGCTTTCAGACGGCGATCCAAAGTCAGACGGCTGTTCGGATCGCCGTACTGATCGCCATCGCACTCCTGATTTGGCAGGGTATCATCTGGATGCATGCCACGAAACACGCACGTAACCTGTCATCCCGTGGGGCCGCAATCGCGGTCTGGATTCCCGTCGGACTGTTGGTTCTCTCGCAGTTGTACAACCTCTTGACCGGGTGGGTAATCTAA
- a CDS encoding winged helix-turn-helix domain-containing protein, whose amino-acid sequence MGEDCSPNEVFALLDDEYARAILTATSTQPMSAKTLSEECDASLPTVYRRADRLIECGLLAERTEVVEDGHHYSVYEARLDRLTVELDDGELHVDVEETPADDVADRFTDMWEDI is encoded by the coding sequence GTGGGTGAGGACTGCTCTCCGAACGAGGTCTTTGCGCTCCTCGACGATGAGTACGCGCGGGCAATCCTCACTGCAACGAGTACCCAACCGATGTCCGCCAAAACCCTCAGCGAGGAATGTGACGCCTCCCTCCCAACCGTCTACCGACGCGCTGACCGCCTCATTGAGTGTGGGCTCCTCGCCGAACGGACGGAAGTTGTCGAGGATGGCCACCACTACAGTGTCTATGAGGCACGACTTGACCGACTCACCGTCGAACTCGATGACGGTGAACTACACGTCGACGTCGAAGAGACCCCCGCGGATGACGTGGCGGATCGCTTCACCGACATGTGGGAGGACATCTAA
- a CDS encoding DUF7521 family protein: MLLQFGVAQAYTDYLIHLAVTLIAMMLALYIVFQAFRGYRRNDSQRILFLAIGLALLTLAPFALSILGASLGNSLGLGPRLYTFYLPVASRLLEICGLGCILYSLFIRN, translated from the coding sequence ATGCTGCTACAGTTTGGAGTGGCGCAAGCATACACGGATTATCTCATCCACCTCGCCGTCACGCTGATTGCGATGATGTTGGCGCTCTACATCGTCTTCCAGGCCTTCCGAGGGTATCGACGCAATGACAGCCAGCGGATCCTATTCTTAGCCATTGGCCTCGCCCTCCTTACACTCGCCCCCTTCGCGCTCTCTATACTAGGAGCATCACTCGGCAACTCGCTCGGGCTCGGCCCACGCCTCTATACGTTCTACCTCCCGGTAGCGAGTCGGCTCCTCGAAATCTGCGGCCTTGGCTGTATCCTCTACTCGCTGTTCATCCGCAACTAA
- a CDS encoding ABC transporter ATP-binding protein, protein MTAIDTTELTKRYGNTLAVDDLTLSIPEGVVYGFLGPNGAGKTTTMRMLTGLTRPTSGTGSVAGISITDRDGLRTHIGYLPEEPPLYDHATAYEQLEYAAGLRDLPAEATRERIDRLLDELDLTADANTRIAEYSKGMRQKTAYIQAILHEPDVVFLDEPTSGLDPRAARTLREMITDLANAGTTVFLSTHILPVVEEIADTVGILYDGELVAEGSPADLERRAETGETRSLEDAFLELTTDERDTAGESDSEASAANTANQRVVEENTDG, encoded by the coding sequence ATGACTGCCATCGACACGACCGAACTGACGAAACGCTACGGAAACACACTCGCCGTTGACGACCTAACTCTCTCGATTCCGGAGGGTGTCGTCTACGGCTTCCTCGGCCCGAACGGCGCGGGGAAAACCACGACGATGCGGATGCTTACCGGTCTCACGCGTCCGACCAGTGGGACTGGCTCTGTCGCCGGCATCTCGATCACGGATCGGGACGGCCTCCGCACGCACATCGGGTACCTGCCCGAGGAACCGCCGCTGTACGACCACGCGACGGCCTACGAACAGCTTGAATACGCCGCTGGCCTCCGCGATCTCCCTGCGGAGGCGACACGAGAACGAATTGATAGACTCCTCGACGAACTGGATCTTACGGCAGATGCCAACACGCGGATCGCGGAGTACTCGAAAGGAATGCGCCAGAAGACCGCCTACATCCAGGCCATCCTCCACGAACCCGACGTCGTCTTCCTCGACGAACCCACATCCGGGCTGGATCCACGCGCTGCGCGGACGCTCCGAGAGATGATTACGGATCTCGCCAATGCGGGGACGACGGTCTTCCTCTCGACGCACATCCTTCCCGTCGTCGAGGAGATTGCCGACACCGTGGGCATCCTCTACGACGGTGAGTTGGTCGCCGAAGGGTCGCCCGCTGATCTCGAACGCCGCGCAGAGACTGGTGAGACGCGCTCGCTGGAGGATGCTTTCCTCGAGCTCACGACCGACGAGCGCGACACCGCAGGAGAGTCCGACAGTGAGGCCAGCGCCGCCAATACCGCTAACCAGAGGGTCGTTGAGGAGAATACCGATGGCTGA
- a CDS encoding CPBP family intramembrane glutamic endopeptidase — MPSTETQGKPTWRVRYWLTWPVWNHDDQRLRAPLRALLPLILTFLALAVIQTAVRARFEHPIRELLELSGLIVVLSGGLLVATRLLDRRPAVDYGLSFDRDWWKAVAVGCVTGLAVNAGALVVSLQTGWVSVTGFAEAPGVLPFVPAVIITFAYIAVAAIWEEFIFRATMLKNLAEGGAGYVGRKPAVLLAVLLSTLIFATLHGGKVTHISQYGYYVISGLVLGSVYVLSGDLALPISFHVFYNFSQGFLGLGVSQVTPELVVLEIVGSDIWIGEQGLVHVIFALLGGLLLLAYIRLRDGQLQIDERVTQWNPLTEQ, encoded by the coding sequence ATGCCCTCGACAGAGACCCAAGGCAAGCCTACGTGGCGCGTCCGGTACTGGCTTACCTGGCCGGTTTGGAACCACGACGATCAACGACTTCGGGCCCCGCTCCGGGCGCTGTTACCCCTCATCCTGACGTTTCTGGCTCTCGCGGTCATCCAGACGGCGGTTCGAGCCCGGTTCGAGCATCCAATCCGCGAGTTGCTTGAGTTGAGCGGCTTGATAGTCGTTCTCTCGGGGGGACTCCTCGTCGCCACGAGGCTCCTCGATCGACGTCCGGCCGTCGATTACGGTCTGTCGTTCGACCGCGATTGGTGGAAAGCGGTCGCCGTTGGGTGCGTGACGGGCCTCGCAGTCAACGCCGGGGCTCTCGTGGTGTCCCTTCAGACTGGCTGGGTTTCCGTGACAGGATTCGCCGAAGCCCCCGGTGTTCTCCCGTTCGTTCCGGCAGTGATCATCACGTTCGCGTATATCGCTGTCGCAGCAATCTGGGAAGAATTCATCTTCCGAGCGACCATGTTGAAGAACCTCGCAGAAGGCGGAGCAGGATATGTTGGCCGGAAGCCAGCCGTACTTCTGGCCGTCCTCCTCAGCACGCTCATCTTCGCGACACTACACGGCGGGAAGGTAACTCACATCAGTCAGTATGGGTACTATGTGATCTCTGGTCTCGTGCTCGGGAGCGTATACGTGCTCTCCGGCGATCTCGCACTTCCTATCAGCTTTCACGTGTTCTACAACTTCTCACAGGGATTCCTCGGTCTCGGAGTCTCCCAAGTCACGCCCGAACTCGTCGTTCTCGAGATCGTCGGCTCCGACATATGGATCGGCGAACAGGGACTCGTCCACGTCATCTTTGCCCTTCTCGGTGGCCTATTACTTCTCGCGTACATCCGCTTGCGAGACGGACAGTTACAAATCGACGAACGTGTGACACAGTGGAATCCACTCACTGAGCAGTAG
- a CDS encoding ArsR/SmtB family transcription factor, giving the protein MDEDGDDELLALLDDEYARAILAELTTEPMSASELCTTCDMSDPTAYRRLERLQEADLVAEKQMIDPDGHHYKRYVATVDEVSVTFENGAYEVAVTRSATNPADRFTDLFEGLS; this is encoded by the coding sequence ATGGACGAGGACGGCGACGATGAACTCCTCGCGTTGCTCGACGACGAGTACGCGCGAGCCATCCTCGCCGAACTCACCACAGAACCGATGTCTGCCTCCGAACTCTGCACAACCTGTGACATGTCCGATCCGACAGCGTACCGACGCCTCGAACGGTTACAGGAGGCCGATCTCGTGGCTGAAAAACAGATGATCGACCCAGATGGCCACCACTACAAACGATACGTGGCGACCGTAGACGAAGTATCAGTCACGTTCGAAAATGGTGCGTACGAAGTGGCCGTGACGAGATCCGCGACGAATCCGGCCGACAGATTCACGGACCTGTTCGAGGGGTTGTCCTGA
- a CDS encoding DUF7521 family protein → MLAYRGFKRNDAPKMRLLALGIGLLTTGVFLAVSVANIAGADTGDILIARGLVTVTGLCAVLLALLYR, encoded by the coding sequence GTGCTGGCCTATCGCGGCTTCAAACGAAATGACGCCCCGAAGATGCGCTTACTCGCTCTCGGGATCGGGCTTCTGACGACAGGAGTATTCCTGGCAGTTTCAGTCGCGAACATCGCAGGAGCGGACACAGGAGATATTCTGATAGCACGTGGACTCGTAACCGTGACTGGCCTCTGTGCCGTGCTACTGGCGCTTTTGTATCGATAA